In a genomic window of Demequina muriae:
- the tpiA gene encoding triose-phosphate isomerase — translation MARTPLIAGNWKLNLDHLEATHTVQKLAWLLRDAKHDFADVEVAVLASFTSIRSVQTLVDADQLEIKYGAQDISQHASGAYTGEVAGSQLAKLGVSYVAVGHSERREYHGETDEVVAAKAAAAFESGIVPIVCVGEGLDVRKEGRQVEYTLAQLDGSLAGLPADKAKDVVIAYEPVWAIGTGEVATPADAQEVCAAIRGRLAELYDAELADGVRVLYGGSVKSGSIAQLMAETDVDGGLVGGASLDPEEFAKIARFRAHQVGL, via the coding sequence ATGGCACGCACGCCGCTGATCGCTGGCAACTGGAAGCTCAACCTCGACCACCTCGAGGCCACTCACACGGTGCAGAAGCTGGCCTGGCTGCTGCGCGACGCGAAGCACGACTTCGCCGACGTGGAGGTCGCGGTGCTGGCGTCGTTCACGTCGATCCGGTCCGTGCAGACTCTCGTCGACGCGGATCAGCTCGAGATCAAGTACGGCGCACAGGACATCTCGCAGCACGCCTCCGGCGCGTACACCGGCGAGGTTGCGGGTTCACAGCTCGCGAAGCTGGGCGTCTCGTACGTCGCAGTGGGCCACTCCGAGCGTCGCGAGTACCACGGCGAGACCGACGAGGTCGTCGCGGCGAAGGCCGCCGCCGCCTTCGAGAGCGGCATCGTGCCGATCGTCTGCGTGGGCGAAGGCCTCGACGTGCGCAAGGAGGGCCGCCAGGTCGAGTACACGCTCGCCCAGCTCGACGGCTCGCTTGCAGGGCTCCCCGCCGACAAGGCGAAGGACGTCGTCATCGCCTATGAGCCCGTCTGGGCCATCGGCACCGGTGAGGTCGCCACTCCGGCCGACGCCCAGGAGGTCTGCGCCGCGATCCGTGGACGGCTCGCCGAGTTGTACGACGCAGAACTGGCCGACGGCGTGCGCGTGCTGTACGGCGGTTCGGTGAAGTCCGGGTCCATCGCTCAGCTGATGGCCGAGACCGACGTCGACGGAGGTCTGGTGGGCGGTGCGAGCCTCGATCCTGAGGAGTTCGCGAAGATCGCCCGTTTCCGTGCCCACCAGGTGGGTCTGTAG
- a CDS encoding phosphoglycerate kinase codes for MKTIDSLGDLTGKKVLVRSDLNVPLDGTTITDDGRVRASVPTIQTLLDAGAAVIVMAHLGRPGGEPKPEYSLAPAAARLSELLGQPVTLADDLVGESAAATVAALQSGQVAMLENVRYDARETSKVDAEREELAAELAAFADAFVSDGFGVVHRKQASVYDIATLLPAAAGTLVQNEVESLSRATTNPERPYVVVLGGSKVSDKLGVIANLLGKADRLLIGGGMVFTFLAAKGHAVGNSLLEEDQIEAVKGYLATAEANGVEIVLPEDIEVASAFAADAEHKTVPADQIPDGWIGLDIGPVAAKAFGAKIADAKTIVWNGPMGVFEFDAFAGGTKAVAQAMIDSDGFSVVGGGDSAAAVRRLDFDEAGFSHISTGGGASLELLEGKVLPGLAVLED; via the coding sequence ATGAAAACGATCGACAGCCTGGGCGACCTCACCGGCAAGAAGGTGCTGGTCCGCTCCGACCTCAACGTGCCGCTCGACGGCACCACGATCACCGACGACGGCCGCGTGCGCGCGTCGGTGCCCACGATTCAGACGCTCCTCGACGCCGGCGCCGCCGTCATCGTGATGGCGCACCTCGGCCGCCCTGGCGGCGAGCCCAAGCCCGAGTACTCGCTCGCGCCCGCGGCCGCGCGTCTGTCCGAGCTGCTCGGCCAGCCCGTGACCCTCGCGGACGACCTCGTCGGCGAGTCGGCTGCCGCCACCGTGGCGGCGCTCCAGTCCGGCCAGGTCGCCATGCTGGAGAACGTGCGCTACGACGCCCGTGAGACCTCGAAGGTCGACGCCGAGCGTGAGGAGCTCGCCGCAGAGCTGGCGGCCTTCGCGGATGCGTTCGTGTCCGACGGCTTCGGCGTCGTGCACCGCAAGCAGGCCTCGGTCTACGACATCGCCACGCTGCTCCCGGCGGCGGCAGGCACGCTCGTGCAGAACGAGGTGGAGTCGCTGTCGCGCGCCACCACCAACCCCGAGCGTCCCTACGTCGTCGTGCTCGGCGGTTCGAAGGTCTCGGACAAGCTGGGCGTCATCGCCAACCTGCTGGGCAAGGCGGACCGCCTGCTGATCGGTGGGGGCATGGTGTTCACCTTCCTCGCGGCCAAGGGCCACGCGGTGGGCAACTCCCTGCTCGAAGAGGACCAGATCGAGGCAGTCAAGGGCTACCTCGCGACAGCCGAGGCCAACGGCGTCGAGATCGTGCTCCCCGAGGACATCGAGGTCGCCTCCGCTTTCGCGGCTGACGCCGAGCACAAGACCGTGCCCGCCGATCAGATCCCCGATGGGTGGATCGGCCTGGACATCGGCCCCGTCGCCGCGAAGGCGTTCGGCGCCAAGATCGCCGACGCGAAGACCATCGTCTGGAACGGCCCCATGGGCGTGTTCGAGTTCGACGCCTTCGCTGGGGGCACCAAGGCCGTGGCGCAGGCGATGATCGACTCGGACGGCTTCTCCGTCGTCGGTGGCGGCGACTCGGCTGCGGCCGTGCGCCGTCTCGACTTCGACGAGGCCGGCTTCAGCCACATTTCCACGGGCGGCGGCGCGTCGCTCGAACTGCTCGAAGGCAAGGTCCTGCCGGGCCTGGCCGTTCTGGAGGACTGA